In a single window of the Coleofasciculus sp. FACHB-1120 genome:
- a CDS encoding aminotransferase class V-fold PLP-dependent enzyme, whose amino-acid sequence MGKIETTDLSLASSLKSPVTRLKVYPRLRLHISFGELLASLSSFLYFPNREQLIPEIQLDWQGKREVLDTQYNHVKILPKSGCKSGCNEQIDEGSEVLVTLSVRTALDLLLQSLNLPAGSEVLMSAVNIRDMVEVVKRHGLVPIPVDISLDTLAPDLKLLESLISEKSKVLVVAHLFGSIIDLEPYAELCKKHQIFLVEDCAQAFAGNKYHGYQDADVSLFSFGPIKSCTALGGAIAIIRERAIAQQMQDINQQYPCKSESWFFQRILKYLCLKLFSIPWLYYHVLVFFKSLGKNLDSAINSMTRGFSQGDILEKIRYRPPTQMLVLLKRRLRTCDTQWFERRSKNARKFLSLLKPEITCPGSKAEYNSFWVVPILVSNPPSVMEKLREHGFDATQGNTSLTFIDIDIDNASSGDKPATEGSMNAQRLIQHVLYLPVSESLPENDLVCLAQLINSMKCAP is encoded by the coding sequence GTGGGGAAAATAGAAACAACCGACTTGTCGCTAGCATCGAGCTTAAAGTCGCCTGTAACGAGGCTGAAAGTTTATCCAAGATTGCGTTTGCATATTAGCTTTGGCGAGCTTTTAGCGAGTCTTTCTTCCTTTCTTTACTTCCCCAATAGAGAGCAACTCATCCCAGAGATTCAACTTGATTGGCAAGGAAAGCGAGAAGTTTTAGACACACAATATAATCATGTCAAAATTCTCCCTAAGTCTGGGTGTAAAAGTGGATGTAACGAGCAAATTGATGAGGGTAGCGAGGTTCTAGTTACACTTTCAGTTAGAACAGCTCTCGACCTGCTGCTACAGTCATTAAACCTTCCTGCTGGGTCGGAAGTGTTGATGAGTGCTGTCAATATTCGGGATATGGTTGAAGTGGTAAAACGGCACGGGTTAGTGCCGATACCCGTTGATATTTCCTTAGATACGCTTGCACCCGATCTGAAATTATTGGAATCTCTGATTTCGGAAAAAAGTAAAGTTTTGGTTGTGGCACATTTATTCGGCTCGATTATCGATCTAGAGCCTTATGCCGAACTGTGCAAGAAACACCAGATTTTCTTAGTAGAGGATTGTGCCCAAGCTTTTGCCGGTAACAAATATCACGGTTATCAGGATGCGGATGTAAGTTTATTTAGTTTTGGCCCGATCAAGTCCTGTACGGCGCTTGGGGGAGCGATCGCTATCATTCGGGAGCGCGCGATCGCTCAACAGATGCAAGATATCAATCAACAATATCCTTGCAAGAGTGAGTCTTGGTTTTTTCAACGCATTCTTAAGTATTTGTGCTTAAAGCTTTTCTCTATTCCTTGGTTGTATTACCACGTACTTGTTTTTTTTAAATCCTTGGGAAAGAATCTCGACTCCGCGATCAACTCAATGACACGGGGATTTTCTCAAGGAGATATCCTGGAAAAAATTAGGTATCGTCCTCCAACTCAGATGCTAGTTCTTTTAAAACGGAGATTAAGAACCTGCGATACCCAATGGTTTGAAAGACGGTCAAAAAATGCCCGCAAATTTCTTTCTCTTCTCAAACCCGAAATTACTTGCCCCGGAAGCAAAGCTGAGTACAACTCGTTTTGGGTTGTTCCCATACTGGTTTCAAATCCCCCATCGGTGATGGAAAAGCTTAGAGAGCATGGTTTTGACGCTACTCAAGGAAATACCAGTTTGACCTTTATAGATATAGATATAGATAACGCTTCGTCAGGTGACAAACCCGCGACTGAAGGATCTATGAATGCACAACGCCTGATCCAGCATGTGCTTTACCTGCCCGTGTCTGAATCTTTACCGGAAAATGACCTAGTGTGTCTTGCACAATTAATCAATTCCATGAAGTGTGCCCCATGA